TTCACACCAGCCCTGTATCATCAAATGAAGTCTTAAAACCATTTGAAATAAAACACGCAGCTAGTTTAAACTTGGATAATGATTTAAATTTTGATCATAATGCTTGGATGGAAGAACGTAAAGAACCAAAACAAGTTGAAGAACGTGGATTTTTTAATATAAGGAATAAACTCTCATCATTCCAACGAAACTTATCCACCCCAAGAGCTTTTAAGTTTATGAGCTCTAGAAGTTCAAGCAAAGACAAATATATATCTGATAATAAATTAAAGCGCCTTGTTAGAGGAGGTGCCAACTCTGATGGAAGTGATAACAGTGGCACTCCTAGAAGCCAGAGAAACTCAGATAGATCGATGTTTTCTCTTATTAATGATTCTAGTGGTGATGATGCATTCATAGAGCctattgataaaaatgatggatataaaatatcTGCACCCATTGCCTCGTGCAGAGGTTATAATGTTATATGTTTATCAAACACCCAGATACCAGAGGATATATCTAGTATAACTCCTACAAAGGATCTGCAAAAGGTTGAAGAAAACTTTAGTTCATTACCTTTGTTAAAGGATACTCCATTGCAAAATAGACCTGAGTTATTTCAGAGAAAACTTATCGCATGTCAGACAATAGTAGACTTTGATATGCGAAAACAAACCCAGAGGGCCATTGAACTTAAAAGGCAAATATTACTTGaaattgtagaatataTAAGTACAACTCGAAGCTGTATCAATGAGCGTATATTGCAGGACGTTATAGATATGGTTGCTGCCAATGTATTCCGTTCCTTGCCgcaaaatataaaaaaGTTTAACATGTTTTATGACtctgaagatgatgaaccAGCTCTAGAAAAATCATGGCCTCATTTACAAATAGTTTATGATATATTTTTGCGTGTTATAGTCTCCACAGATATAACCTCTAAAATGGCGAAAAATGTCATAGATCGAACATTTGTGTTGAGGTTACTGAGTACCTTAAACTCTGAAGATCAAAGGGAACGTGACTATCTGAAAACAATCTTACATCGCATTTATGGTAAAATTGTTCCTCTCCGTAATTTTATAAGAAAGGCTATTGATAATGTCTTCACTCATTTTGTTTATGATGCTGAAGTTCATTATGGAATCACAGAATTGTTGGAGATTTTGGGGAGTATCATTAATGGGTTTGCAATACCTTTGAAAGAGGAACACAAGATATATCTTAGAAAGGCGCTCGCTCCCCTGCATAAACCTAAATCTATCCGTATTTATCATGCTGCCTTAACTTACTGCATGATTCAGTATATAAACAAGGATAGGACCTTGTCAGCcacaattttaaaatgtgtactAAATTACTGGCCAACTAGTAGCACCCAAAAGGAGAttctatttttaaatgaatTAGAGGAAGTCTTATCACTGACTGAACTAACGGAATTTAACATGGTTGTTCAGCCTCTTGTGAAGCGTTTGGCATTATGCCTATCTTCCACACATTTTCAAGTTGCAGAAAGGACCTTGTATCTTTGGAACAATGATCGTTTGGTTCGTTTATTTAATATGAACAAGGAAATTACGTACGCTCACATTGTTCCTATCCTACATAGCAATGCCAGCAATCACTGGAACAGCGTGGTTCGTACTTCGATGTTTAATGTTTCAAAGATCCTTCTGGAATACGATCAAGCGCTATACAACAAGTGCATTATGGAAGACCTAAAGGATGCCAAGTATGTTTTGTGCACATTCATTTATCTCTCTCTTTTAGGATAAGGGACGATCGTACACACCTGTGGAATGAATTGGAGACTTCCTATAAGGCCAAAATAGCTGCAACCTAGAGTGCTTTTAGAGTTTATGTATATATTAAGTACATATATGTTAATGCGTATAGATATAAGAGGTTTAGCCCATATatggaagatgatgattGGGCATGCTATCGACATTCTGCACATTGGAGTCAAGCTTGATGTGTTTGAATTATTTGAGCACTAGAAATATTACTTTAAAAAATTCAAGTAATTATGGATGAAGTTGATTTGGAGCCAAAAAAGGACGAAGTCCAAGATCCAGGGTGCGCTGAAGATGTGCTAGAGTCTGAGGAAGCTCAAGTAGCCGAAAGTCCAAAAGAAACTCCAAGGGAACCATCAGATCACGAAGAGGAGGAAGTAAAAGTAGAAGAAGTTGAAAAGAAACTCGAGGCGCTGAAGGTTGAAGAGAAAGAAGTTAAACCGGACTACAAGAGAGGGGAGAGTGTAATACTTAAAAGGGAAGTCTCTATTGTTACCGAAGATTATGACATAATGAAAAGTGACACGCCTGTATGCTACTTGTTATATGAAGGTGTTGATAATGGGTCATTTTATTTACAATGGAAAGCAAGCACGGGCGATGAACTACCAACTGCTGTGCTTCTCTGTGTGCCTACCAAGACTGTCCCCAAGTTTAAAATTACTGCCGATGGAGGAAAGTCACTCTTCAGTAACAAAGTTGTTGTAAGTTTACGTGTCCATATATGACGATTACTGCAGCCTGACAAGATGAAGTTTTATTCCTCAATATGCCAGTTTATGAAGATGGCAAAGGATTACAAGGCAAAAGTACAGTTGTTGCCGGGTTGGATAACAATTTTGCCATTTAAATCTGATCTCCACTGTCACCACGATGACAACAGGGTTAGTGTAGCTTATGGTTATACGTGTTCTATAGGTTGTCAAGGTTGGAACCGAACCTTTTGATCTTGAAGGAGTAAATCACGTGGCTATTGCGGGTAAAAGTACCAGTTTTAGTATCAAGATGACTAAAGAACAATTTACAGCTAACGTTAGAAACTGTGGCTACGGCCTAGCATTGTAATTTATTTTTGCACGGATCTGgattttttattcttggcGCTTTTCGGTGGTTCTACTTGTTGTGTTTTCTAATTTTATACTAACCTGGCTTTGGTACTTCGAGAAGAGGAACGTGCCAAGCTTTAGATGAATATGTTTCTTCTGAATTGCTCAGTTCACGATTAGCTTGATGCTTCATGAGTTCCGCAACTTTTTTCTTTTTGATATCATTCGCTCTACTATCTCTTTTTATGTCGAATTTTGTCTTGAGCATGAGAGTGTCTGAGTATTTTCTGTGAGACGAGAAGAAATCTAACCTATGTCCTGCACATTATCCTCTGCCTTCCTTTTCGATTTGGTCAATAGCGATGTTAGATCATTCAAATCAACTTCAGCTTCTTCATCGGAGGTCAATTTATTTACTTCAGTAAAGCTTGCATCATATGTTTGCTTATCATGGGAAGATTCATCACTGGGAGCTTCGGAATCCTCGCTTTCGCTAAAGCGCTCAATTTCCTTCTGAATTTCAGATATGGAAAGTTCTGGTGTTGGTTTACGCATAATTTATTTGTTAAGTGTCATTATTATATATATCGACCGAACAGCCCGTTATCTATAGGCTTTGTGTGGAAGAGCTCCATTTAGACAGTGGCACAGATTATGTATTTAATTTTTGGTACAGTAATAATTTGCTTTTAATTCATTTTTGGTGTTTAAAGCACAGTTGCTAGGCTTCATGCTCGACGGGGCTCAACTACTTTGATGTGTACCTTGAATCACTGTGTGTTATACAAATTAAGCGACAAATGAGCTGTTAGCCTCAGATGTACGTCACATGAGTCTTAATTGTAAGTAATTTACTCGGTATGTGTGATAATTATCTTCCTGTACAATCGGGAGAATCTATTATCTGTAAAGTATTCTTAATTCATCTAAAAAGATATAGACATGAATGACAACAATTCATTGATATATATTCAGGGTGGAGGTTCTCAAGGATCTGGTATTAGGGATCAGTTTTTAACCAGTTCTATATACTCCCAAGACACATTTATCAACCAGGCGCACTGTAATCCATCAGATATACAGTACAAGAACTCTCTTTGTTCATTCACACCGATTACAAGTCGGTTTTCAGACACTGATAGTATTGATTACCAACATTACATAGAGTCACAAGAGCTTGTCAAGGGTAATTTTTTGGTTCCAAACAAGGGCAAGAATACTCGTAGCTACACATCGGGTAACACTGGTTCATTTGGAGCTGAATATCTTAAGGATAGAGGAAAGGGTAGCAATCTGCATACTTTTAGCATCAATATTCCTCCTGGTCCGCACAAACCGTTTACAGAAGGAGCTCCTTGCGCATCTCAAACATACAGGAATGAAAATGGTCTATCTCATTCAGATACATCTAAAGTTGATTGTGCAATGAACGAGTCTAAATCGCATAATATAATGATGCAGCAAGTCCAGGGAAAAGGTAGTGATACAGATCGTGTAGAGCTCGATAGGCTTATGTCAAAGGCTGGAAAGGAGTTATTGATTGCACCAGAGATTGCATCAAATGACAAAACACGTAGATTACTCTCCGCCTGCAGGGAAATATTTGTCGCAGTAATAGGCGCCCAACTAGTGTATGTTATTACAAGTCTACTTTTTGGTAATATAGCATCTGCAATCATTGTATCACTCTTGACTATACAGAGCACATTTTGCCATTGTGATGGAAGGCCAATTGCATATGTAATAAATGGCCTTTTATCACTATCTATTGGGATTACAGTTTGTGTAGCGCTAGTGCGCGATGTATCTGGTTTGGAACCCTTTAAAACGGAGCCTGTTTTGAGATCCCTTTCttacatttatattccactttgttttattttttcacttttatcctttttTCTCGCTTGCTCATTCAGGCATTTGCATTCTCGCGAGAAGAAGGCCATTATTCAGGCCACAAATAACCTTGTTGGTGATGGTTATCACATTGATAGAAAAAAACTTGTAATTAATAGGTGTTGATGTATCTATCTTTTAGATAATTTAAAATCAATGATTACGTCTGCTGTGATTTTCCTCGTTGTGTTTAACCACTAGCGGTTTAAAATATGCTAGATCGTCATAATTTATGCGTGGAATGTCGTAGAGCGATTCATTCAGGCGACCAAACACCTCGAATTTTTTTATCGATGTAGCTCTTATAATGTGAatagatgaagaatcaGGAGTATCCTTTGACTCTGTAGATGATTTATTACGTGAAATTTAAACGAACTAATGACAATTGTTTGGCCCTTTTGCATATCCATACAGTATAATTCGCCGGTCAAAACTTCTCCAGTGATCATAGTAATGGAAACGTTTACTAAAGAGATTTTGTGAATTTTGGGTATTAAAGATACCTCCAAGATATCTGAAAGAATCTTGACTCCGCAACTGCTCAAGGGGCTCCATATGAACGACCGATTATTTGCGCTAAGAACATAGTAGAGTTAAAGTGAAAACCTGGTCcaattaaaatgtatatcTTACACTATATCATTGAGTGAATgaatttcatcttcaagCATCAACTCCAACTGAAACATGAACACCTGGCCACGATACCCTGACATTTAGTGGTGATTTCATTTCTTGAGCATTAAATTATAGAAATTATACGAATcaggaaattttaaaggagTTAATAGGATAGTTACTAAAACAGGTTGGAAACAATTCCGAGTGTTTACGGTAtacaaaaatacaaacatcTATGAGTTAGATAACCACATTTCAGCGCAGTTATAGATATGTGCCTTATTTATATCATCTAGGGTAGAAAGGTTATTGCCATAATGAAACTGTATTACCTCATCTTCTGCCTGTTTGAGCGTTTGACCATTAGAAACATCATTGAGAATGGAATTAGCGTCAATGCCACCTGTTGTTTTCATTTAGTTTTGTATTAAATAGATATATCACAAAAATAATGTACAAACAACTGAGGTTCCTGATTAACGCATGTGATCGTCAAGGGCCGAGTCAAACATCAAGAAACATACCTGGAAGGAAGGTTTTCTAACGTAGCTTGCGATTATAATCCAAATATCGAGAGCGGGAAGTGGACGATTTGTTATCATCTCTGAGATGTAGACAATAAAAGTATGATATTCTGGTATCCTTGTGAAATATGCATGTATTATATGAAAATAGCTAATGTATGGTTTGAAAATAACTCAATAATAGCCCCGGTGTGTAATGGTATGACATAACTGTGCAATCctcaaaatgtgtaaaagAGCGTATGAGCAACACCCACAGGATCAGGGCTATGGAGTCAGTGACAACTCCCAGCCAAAACAACGTGCGTGGTAGTAGACAAACACAAAACCATAAGGGGCACAAACCCCAAAAAAGTGG
This region of Theileria equi strain WA chromosome 1, complete sequence genomic DNA includes:
- a CDS encoding protein phosphatase 2A, regulatory subunit, putative (encoded by transcript BEWA_033920A), which codes for MRLFRSTKDKASSGSDNEDSQPSNTRSDNSPQKSLFRSMGLMFSRSPNRGNDVQYQRLASLSSGRLAEDGTSHKTERKGWFSRFSDSSSMKCESVTSKSIDSGSSPPSHDDVHMLDRSSSYLSLSPLSLKGVTGSDSTIAQPIDLQETNFPYEHLSKYKSDRKTIVMDDEIIHIGSRFHTSPVSSNEVLKPFEIKHAASLNLDNDLNFDHNAWMEERKEPKQVEERGFFNIRNKLSSFQRNLSTPRAFKFMSSRSSSKDKYISDNKLKRLVRGGANSDGSDNSGTPRSQRNSDRSMFSLINDSSGDDAFIEPIDKNDGYKISAPIASCRGYNVICLSNTQIPEDISSITPTKDLQKVEENFSSLPLLKDTPLQNRPELFQRKLIACQTIVDFDMRKQTQRAIELKRQILLEIVEYISTTRSCINERILQDVIDMVAANVFRSLPQNIKKFNMFYDSEDDEPALEKSWPHLQIVYDIFLRVIVSTDITSKMAKNVIDRTFVLRLLSTLNSEDQRERDYLKTILHRIYGKIVPLRNFIRKAIDNVFTHFVYDAEVHYGITELLEILGSIINGFAIPLKEEHKIYLRKALAPLHKPKSIRIYHAALTYCMIQYINKDRTLSATILKCVLNYWPTSSTQKEILFLNELEEVLSLTELTEFNMVVQPLVKRLALCLSSTHFQVAERTLYLWNNDRLVRLFNMNKEITYAHIVPILHSNASNHWNSVVRTSMFNVSKILLEYDQALYNKCIMEDLKDAKIRDDRTHLWNELETSYKAKIAAT
- a CDS encoding hypothetical protein (encoded by transcript BEWA_033930A) — protein: MDEVDLEPKKDEVQDPGCAEDVLESEEAQVAESPKETPREPSDHEEEEVKVEEVEKKLEALKVEEKEVKPDYKRGESVILKREVSIVTEDYDIMKSDTPVCYLLYEGVDNGSFYLQWKASTGDELPTAVLLCVPTKTVPKFKITADGGKSLFSNKVVPDKMKFYSSICQFMKMAKDYKAKVQLLPGWITILPFKSDLHCHHDDNRVVKVGTEPFDLEGVNHVAIAGKSTSFSIKMTKEQFTANVRNCGYGLAL
- a CDS encoding hypothetical protein (encoded by transcript BEWA_033940A) produces the protein MRKPTPELSISEIQKEIERFSESEDSEAPSDESSHDKQTYDASFTEVNKLTSDEEAEVDLNDLTSLLTKSKRKAEDNVQDIDTLMLKTKFDIKRDSRANDIKKKKVAELMKHQANRELSNSEETYSSKAWHVPLLEVPKPEPPKSAKNKKSRSVQK
- a CDS encoding hypothetical protein (encoded by transcript BEWA_033950A), which gives rise to MNDNNSLIYIQGGGSQGSGIRDQFLTSSIYSQDTFINQAHCNPSDIQYKNSLCSFTPITSRFSDTDSIDYQHYIESQELVKGNFLVPNKGKNTRSYTSGNTGSFGAEYLKDRGKGSNLHTFSINIPPGPHKPFTEGAPCASQTYRNENGLSHSDTSKVDCAMNESKSHNIMMQQVQGKGSDTDRVELDRLMSKAGKELLIAPEIASNDKTRRLLSACREIFVAVIGAQLVYVITSLLFGNIASAIIVSLLTIQSTFCHCDGRPIAYVINGLLSLSIGITVCVALVRDVSGLEPFKTEPVLRSLSYIYIPLCFIFSLLSFFLACSFRHLHSREKKAIIQATNNLVGDGYHIDRKKLVINRC
- a CDS encoding hypothetical protein (encoded by transcript BEWA_033960A), which encodes MEPLEQLRSQDSFRYLGVNVSITMITGEVLTGELYCMDMQKGQTIVIKSKDTPDSSSIHIIRATSIKKFEVFGRLNESLYDIPRINYDDLAYFKPLVVKHNEENHSRRNH